TCTGATGATTGGAACACATAACCAATTGCAGAACATTATCCAATTCactcttttcatcaatttttgtaTGACATTAATGCTGCAGTACTGGGGagcaattataaatttataatatttttttggattgtgatgattttactgtctttttatatgaattatttttaggagttttatttacttattcagGTGAATAAAGGTAATTATGCAGAATTAGAGTCCATGTTGGATACTGTATGGGCCAAGATTTATCATCTATATAATATATTACTATCATACTATGTTATTTCTAATGTTTATTTAAAGTGGTATACTGAAGGTCAATGAAAAATGTTTAGCGATttagtatgtatgtatgtgttaTGTAGCATTTGCTATTAGCTATGATAGGTTAGTTATCCATTAGTTAGTTAGGAGTTGCCTATACATAACAGGGGTTGACTCGGAGATTTTATCTTGTGATTTATGAGGGAATTCAGATTGTTGTGGGAGAGTCCAGGCCTCTTGAAAGTACTACGAATCATttctactatttttttgttaatagagcctttttttctataattctGATGCAATTTCTTTCAGTATGtgtattcaattttatttaaccaTCAATGAACGTGTgctattctttaatttttttatcataaacagGAATccaaaattcaccaaaaaaaaacagGAAGCCAAATGAGGCCTTAAAACTGAAAGAGGGAAAATGGTTTAATATGCCATCAAAATTAAGAGAAAGTCTTCAATGTGTTCTTTTCCTAAGTTACATGCATCATAAAATTAGTCTTTCAAGAATCAGTTGCCAAATTAGTCTCTCATGTTCTTGTTGTCCCCCTATTGTCCTCCAAAGATTTTGTCaccaaattaatctttaaaagattaaaagattaatttgtCACTAAATTAGTCTTTTAAAGATTCCTTTTTTTACTGCTTCAGATCCATGTGCATGGGGAAAATATATTTCTGCTTTTCATTTCACTTTGCTATAAGTTTATGTTACTCTGTAAGTATTTGATGTCAAAGTAGATATTTTAATGCTAACACCAGATCACTGGTTGTGTATCACGTATTTATTGTTGTCCAATTAGTCATTATTAGACTAGCATATGATAtgagtaaaattaatatttttttttcatgactcAAATCTGCACATAATTGTCTCCTATTCTAAAACGTGTGAAATGATTGTACAAGATTTATTTGCTTATTTCAAGTATATAATGAAGTGCTGAACTAGCTGTactgaatttttttcttctgtggATGAGAATTATTACAGACTTTTTCTCAAGGTTTATCCTTCCAGTATGCTAATGGCAAAttcattgttttctttgtttctcctTTCCTCTATTGTACGAATAATGTGGTCTTTAAAACTTTTGTAGGATATATTTCAtgtaaacatttttcttttagccTGTCTTAGTTGCATTGAGAAGTCTTGTGCTAAAGTTTGATgcagttttaatattttcttttatttttctttcaaataaccACACTTGCTTAAAAATGCTTTCTTAaactccttttatttttttttgctttaacgAAGGTGTCTTGATAGAGCAGCTATAGTGTCCGATTATGAGAGCAAAAGTGGTGACTATTCTAATCCATGGAGACTTTGCACCGTGACACAGGTGgaagaattgaaaagtttgattcaCATGTTTCCAATTTGGGCTACTGGGATCATTTTTGCTGCGGTTTATGCCCAGATGTCAACGTTGTTTGTGGAGCAAGGAACAATGATGAACACATGTATTGGTTCCTTCAAACTACCCCCAGCTTCCCTCTCAATTTTTGATGTCATAAGTGTGGTTTTGTGGGTCCCTctctatgacaggataattgtTCCAATCTTAAGGAAGTTCACAGGCAAAGAAAGGGGCCTCTCAATGCTGCAAAGAATGGGAATTGGCCTTTTCATTTCAGTCCTGTGCATGTTAGCAGCTGCTGTTGTTGAGATTATGCGTCTGCAGCTTGCAAGAGAGCTTGACCTTGTTGATAAACCTGTTGATGTGCCCCTTAGTGTACTTTGGCAAATCCCTCAGTATTTCTTTTTAGGGGCAGCAGAAGTATTCACATTTGTGGGGCAGCTTGAGTTCTTATATGACCAATCTCCATATGGTATGAAGACTTTAGGTACTGCACTGACACTTCTGAATTTTTCATTGGGAAATTACTTGAGCTCTTTCATTCTTACTATGGTAACTTACTTCACCACACTAGATGGAAAGCCTGGTTGGATTCCAGATAACTTGAACAAAGGTCATCTCGATTACTTTTTCTTGCTTTTAGCTGGACTTAGCTTCTTAAATATGTCTTTGTACATAGTTGCTGCCAAAAGGTACAAGCAGAAGAAGGCTTGTTAAGATTTTTCAGGGAGTGGAAGCATGTTCTGAAATTTCCTTCTGTCATTGATTGTTCTGTTTGTATATATGCTACGCATAAAAGTAAACTTGGCTTCTCTCAAGAGCCTCTAAGGGTGTATTTGGTTCAGAggagaaaaatagaagaattttttttaattaaaatagaatggAAGAGGTGTGAGtctcaaaataaaatacaaaatttctcTTGTATATTATTTCTCTCCTCCAAAACAAATACACCCTAAGTGAGAAGGTTCACATAGGTAAATTGTT
This genomic interval from Glycine max cultivar Williams 82 chromosome 5, Glycine_max_v4.0, whole genome shotgun sequence contains the following:
- the LOC100804008 gene encoding protein NRT1/ PTR FAMILY 8.3 isoform X5 yields the protein MGSIDDDTPLLEEGLLQDDEGSEQFTGDGSVNFRREPALKKGTGNWRACPFILGNECCERLAFFGITTNLVTYLTTKFHEGNVSAARNISIWQGTCYLTPIIGAVLADGYWGRYWTIAVFSAVYLIGMCTLTLSASLPALKPAECLGSVCPSATPAQYAVLYFGLYLIALGTGGVKACVPSFGADQFDDTDPNERVKKASFFNWFQKPGGSSYTRMAQVLFASVRKWNLVVPEDSSLLYEMPDKKSTIKGSCKLVHSDNLRCLDRAAIVSDYESKSGDYSNPWRLCTVTQVEELKSLIHMFPIWATGIIFAAVYAQMSTLFVEQGTMMNTCIGSFKLPPASLSIFDVISVVLWVPLYDRIIVPILRKFTGKERGLSMLQRMGIGLFISVLCMLAAAVVEIMRLQLARELDLVDKPVDVPLSVLWQIPQYFFLGAAEVFTFVGQLEFLYDQSPYGMKTLGTALTLLNFSLGNYLSSFILTMVTYFTTLDGKPGWIPDNLNKGHLDYFFLLLAGLSFLNMSLYIVAAKRYKQKKAC
- the LOC100804008 gene encoding protein NRT1/ PTR FAMILY 8.3 isoform X4, which translates into the protein MGSIDDDTPLLEEGLLQDDEGSEQFTGDGSVNFRREPALKKGTGNWRACPFILGNECCERLAFFGITTNLVTYLTTKFHEGNVSAARNISIWQGTCYLTPIIGAVLADGYWGRYWTIAVFSAVYLIGYYMQGMCTLTLSASLPALKPAECLGSVCPSATPAQYAVLYFGLYLIALGTGGVKACVPSFGADQFDDTDPNERVKKASFFNWFQKPGGSSYTRMAQVLFASVRKWNLVVPEDSSLLYEMPDKKSTIKGSCKLVHSDNLRCLDRAAIVSDYESKSGDYSNPWRLCTVTQVEELKSLIHMFPIWATGIIFAAVYAQMSTLFVEQGTMMNTCIGSFKLPPASLSIFDVISVVLWVPLYDRIIVPILRKFTGKERGLSMLQRMGIGLFISVLCMLAAAVVEIMRLQLARELDLVDKPVDVPLSVLWQIPQYFFLGAAEVFTFVGQLEFLYDQSPYGMKTLGTALTLLNFSLGNYLSSFILTMVTYFTTLDGKPGWIPDNLNKGHLDYFFLLLAGLSFLNMSLYIVAAKRYKQKKAC